The genomic interval ATCAACAATGACAAGGATTTGGCAAGGGAGGTGATTGTAAACGAAAAGAGAGTAAACTCGATGGAACTGAAAATCGATAGTGACTGTGAAGATATATTCGCCTTATACAACCCGGTAGCAGGTGACCTACGTACTGTATTGGCAACCTTGAAAATAAACAACAATTTAGAGCGTATCGGCGATTTGGCTGAAGGGATCTGCAAACACATTATCAGCGAATCGGATGCTTTCGATAAAGATCTACTGAAAGTTACCGAAATTCATGAAATGTATAAGGCGGCGATCAGTATCATGGAAGATGTCCTGAAAGCTTACATTGACGAGGACACCAAGCTTGCGAGGAAAATCTTTAAAAGAGATGAAATCTTAAATGAGATCAATATGCTCGCCACCCAAAATATAAGGGAGTATATCGGCTCTGACCTGAACAAGATAGAACAAGGGTTGAATTTCCTTTCGATTATCAGAAAACTGGAACGTGTCGGCGACCAGTTGACGAATATTGCCGAAGAGATTATCTTCTCTCACGAAGCAAAAGTCCTAAAACATTTATAACAAGACATGACAATGGTCTGCCGACGTATATTTTCGGAGGAATAAATCAAACAACAAATACCGTTAATGTACAGCGTTAGCGGTATTTGTCGTTTAAACCTATCCCTTTTTCTAATAGGGGGATAATTTTTTCCAGACGGGCATTCTTTGTTTTATCTTGCTTCGCTGTACTAATGTATTCTGCAAATTCGCGTTGTTTGCCTTTACCCATTGAATCGAAAGAATCTTTAAGGGAGGGATTGCTCTCAAGAAATGATTTAAGTTCTGGAGGAATGATCAGAGGCTTATCGCGATTGGGCTTGAACACCTTTCCTTGCTTTTGATTATTAATGGCTTCGTTAACATAGACCAGTAAAATATCCCGATCAATATCATCTATAGAACTGAATCGCATTTGACGGAGGGCGTTGGTTTTATTTTCCTGAGCATTGACCAATACACCGTGCGGATCTTTCAAGAAATAGCCGTTATGGAACCAAACAGCGAAATGCGACTTAAAACCGGCAATACCGACAATATTCTTACCATTATACGTATATGTTGGCGTACCCCATTTCATCGTTTCATCCAGGCCGGCACTTAAAAAAATGTTTCTAAGAACGGTTAACTCGGCCTTCCATGTTTCCAGTCCGTCGAAAAAAGAGTCTGGTGATGTGCTTGATTTCATAATGTTTTTCCTTTCCTAAAAACCCAATAGGTTTGTAATGTATAATTAAACCCCAAGGACACGATGATATCAATGATCACACGACTAATCTTATAATCTATCGACAACCAATTGGTAACCAGATAGGTGCCGAGCGACTTCAATATAATACTGCCCAATACTACAGCAATAAATTTAAGTAATTGTTTGCCTATGCCCAAATGCTGTACGCGGTATGTCCAATACCGATTAATAGAGAAATTAACAACCGCACCGACTAGTCCGCTGAGCAAAATAGATATCGGGTAGTAGATATGAAACAGCTCTGTGCATATAATCATCACGGCATAATCCACCAAACCACCTAAAAAAGCAGATAATTGAGCTTTCGAAAAGGTCTGTATGGAAAATGCTTTTTTCACATGCTTATTTTTTCTCTTCCAAATCCCTTAAATCGCCAAGATCCAGCAACGCATTGGTATCCTTTATATTGATAAGGAGGAGAATCACGCAGATGGCACTGATAAAGTAATGGATGGTGTGAGGAAAGATCAGCTCTATCAGAATAATCAGGCTGATAATGACCCGGATCTCGGTCGGCCCGACAATCCCGGCATCAATGGCGTATACATTGGATATTTTATAACGGAGTTGGGAAATAATCATTGCCCAGCCATACAGTGCTACCAAAATAAAAGCAACAATCTCATAGCCTGGGTCTGCGTAAACAAAATAACCTAAACCAATAATGACCGTTCCGATCCAATCCATAATAATATCGAGCGAAAAGCCGTACCATTTTCGCGGGATCTTTCTAAAGTAGGCGATACGACCGTCCAATGAATCTCCAAACCAATTGACAAAGAAGCCAAAAGGACCGAGAAGAAGAAAGGTCGTATCTACATAATATGCTAATACGAAAGCCAGAAAAATGAGGACAGAACCTGCGATACCGATTCCTGTCAGCATATTGGGACTCACCCACCCAGGCACCTTCTTAATCAGATATAGGATCAGTTTCTGTTCTGAATCTTTCAGGATATTGGTTCGCTTACGATCCTTAAATAGATTCCGATTCTTCGACTTCTGTTCCCTACTCTCCATACGAATTAATTGTTAATTAAATGTAAAGACAAAGATAATAAAAGAAGAGAAAGCAAGCGCACACAAGAAATAAACTAAAGAAATAGTTGCACAACTAAACTATTAGTTTTAACTTTATATCAAACATTTTCACCTATGGATATAAGAGAGTTAACAAAAGCTGAAGAAGAAGTCATGCAAAAACTATGGACACTGGAGAAGGCATTCGTAAAAGACATCATTAGAGAGTTACCTGAACCGAAACCGGCTTACAACACCGTTTCGACGATTATTCGGATTCTAGAGAACAAGGGTTTTGTCGGTCATGAAAGTTTTGGCAAAAGTCACCAGTATTACCCTCTAATTGACAGAGATACTTACAAAAGCTTTGCAACCAAGAAACTGGTGTCATCCTATTTTGATGATTCAGCACAAAATATGCTTTCTTTTTTCCTGGACAACAAACAGATTGACACAAAAGAGCTTGACGAAATCATGAAGATTTTAGAACAAGCAAAGAAAAAATAACAAGAGCGCTAACCACCAATCTTACTATTATGAATTACCTATTGTGGATTAATATTTACCTGATCATTTTTTATGGCTTCTATTGGATATTCCTAAGGAATACAACCTTTTTTCAGCTTAAGCGCTTCTATCTGCTATTGGCTGCTGTCAGTTCCTTTGTTCTGCCTTTTGTTTCATTGAGTCAAACTATTTCACTCGACAATACGGCAACGACAAGTACCGGCAATAGTATCGTTTTAGCGGCAGTGACGATCGGTCAGCAGATGAATCAGGCAGTAGAAGTAACGCGAAACAGTACATCGGTATGGGACCTGCTTGCTTTACTCTATTTTACAGGAGTCATCGGATCGTTGTTCTGGCTGACAGTTCGTTCATGGATGACACGCAAGTCACTGAATGCACAAGCAGATCAACGAGCGTTCTCCTTTTTTAAGCGGATTGTAATCGATCCTAAAATCGAAGGTTACGATCGGATTCTGATTCACGAACGCACGCATGCGAACGAATTGCATAGCATTGATGTATTACTTTTTGAAATTATTAAGATAGTTAACTGGTTTAACCCGATAAGCTATGTTATGGCGAATTCGGTGAAGTTGAACCACGAGTATATCGCCGATCAGAAAAGTGTCTCTTCTTCAGAAGAACGTATAGAATATGCACATCTTTTATTGAGCAAAGCTCTGGCAACGAACACCCCTACGCTTACGAACAACTTTTTCAACAGGCCTATCCTGAAACCGCGGATCGCTATGTTATTTAAAGACAAATCGAAAAAGACAACACTGATGAGTTTCATATTGCTAGTCCCGGCTTTGGCGACGGTTATTGCCTGTCAGTCCTCATCGGCGAATCAATCTGATCAAATCAATACAATCGGGGTCGCGTTTCAAGGAGTAGCCTCGGCAGAAAAGGATACGTCTGATTCGTCCGGACGGAAGATTAACATCGAATTCTCGGGGAACCCGAACGATTCTTCGCGACCACAGACAGAAACAGCGATTGCGAAGCATGAGGATGACAGTTTGAGTTCGGATGATGATGAACCAGTGTTTACGGTGACGGAAATTATGCCCACTTTCGAAGGAGGAATGCCAGGTTTTTACCGGTATATCGCTGATAACTATGTCTACCCTGAAGCAGCAGTAAAGAACGGCATCAAAGGCAAAATGCTCATTAAGTTCATTATCGAAAAGGACGGTAGCTTATCGGACATTACTGTTGTCCAAGATCTAAAATATGGTACCGGAGAAGAAGCTATCCGTGTCTTGAAAAACAGTCCCAAATGGAACCCGGCTATTCAAAACGGCAGAAAGGTCCGCATCCAATTCACATTGCCTATTCAGCTCAATTTACCTAGCGCAGGACCGGTCGACGATGACACGACAACCGTGAAAAGCTAGTACCCATTGCTAACGATCTTCAGTCAATTATAACCAAAAAAGCCTGCACGAATCGAGCAGGCTTTGCGTTTATAATGGTGACGTATCTAGGCCTCTGCACCATACACAGTAGATACGTTCGTAATTTTCCATTCATCAGCACGATCTGGTTTCATGGTCACGTAGCTGGTCTTTACGAAGGTTGGGAATTTCATTTCCACTTTAACGATCGACAAGTCATCACATTCTTCAACCACGGTATAGGTTGTTGTACAGTTCATAACGATATCTTTCGACATCCCAAGAATCTTAACAAACTGACTTTTGTTATAGGTTACGGATTTGCCATTGTAGGCAACAGTTTGTTGGAAGTTGTCATCCAACAGTTTAATAAAGTCCTTCGTATTGCCACTTGTTACGCCTTCAATAAATTTATTAATGGTGTAAGATCTGGAAGCTTTTATTGTGTTTTCTTTTAGGTCTTTAGCCGGTGAAGCGGCGTTGATGGGAGCAGCTTGTACATTGACAAGCGCATACATAAGAACAAATAGGGTTAGAAGAGAAATTTGTAAGGTTTTCATAATTGAAAAATTTTGAGAGTTGTTAATAGATTTAGTTGTTACTAAGGTTTGGTTTGTTTCGATAATTAGATTCGTTTTCATAATATTATTTATTTGATTATCAGCATTGTTTGATTCAAAAGTAGGCACCGAAGTGCTCCTGCGAAAGATGAATTAGGTCAGTACAATTAGAAAATCGGTGAACGGCAGAAAATATTCGGTGAATGAAATTATCTGTATATTTACCTATCACATCTAGATAGTATGCAAGCAGTAATTTTAACGGAATATGGCCAACCAGGCAATCTGGAGCTAAAGGAAATAGAAAAACCAACCTATAATGACGATCAGGTTCTTATACGGATAAAAGCAGCGGGGATTAATCCTGTTGACACGAAAATTCGAGCTGGCACAAGCGGGATGTGCAAAAACATCAGTTTACCGGTTATTTTGGGTTTTGATGTTAGCGGAAAAGTTGAAGCTGTTGGTAAAAACGTAACAAAGTTTAAAGTAAACGATGACGTCATGGGCTGCATCGGATTTCCGGGGCTCGGCAAAGCCTATGCTGAGTATACAACAGCAGATCCGGTACATTTAACACATAAACCACCCAATATCAGTTTTGGAGAAGCAGCGGCTGTTCCTTTGGCCGGGTTAACTGCTTATCAAACCATATACGATCATTTACAGATCCAGGCAGGGCAACGAATATTAATTCAGGCCGCAGCGGGCGGCGTAGGGCACCTGGCTGTTCAGTTTGCCAAGATCGCTGGTGCTGAAGTTTTTGGCACAGCATCTCAAAAGAACATTCCATTTTTGAAGGAATTGGGTGTCGATCATCCAATAGACTATAAAAACAGCACCTTTGAAGATCATGTAGCTTCACTAGACGCTGCCATGGATGCAATGGGTGGTGAAATTCTATACCGTACGATCAAATGCATCAAAAGGGGTGGTCGGGTCGTATGCCTACCCTCCTCTACCAAAGATGACCCCGTTGCCATCAAGCTCGCTAAAGAACAAGGCGTTGAACTAATTTGGCCGCTCATGTATCCAGATCAAAAACAAATAAGCCAGATAGCAGATTTCATGCGTCAAGGTCAGCTTAAGGTACACGTGGATGAGACGTTTCCTTTAAACCAGATGGCGCAAGCCCATAGACAGGTTGAATCACACCACACTAGCGGTAAAGTTGTCGTTCTTATTTAGTGCTTATAACATGTTTCCAACGCTGTTAATTTTACATTCAATTCTTCGCTGGTTTATATTGATAAGCTTGGTGATATCTTTATTTTTCGCGTATCGCGGATGGCTTAAAAAGAAGCCTTTTACAAAATTTGACAATTATCTTCGGATCATCACGGTTTCCTTTGTTCATATCCAACTGATTATAGGTGCCTGGCTTTATTGGATCAGTCCGATTGTCGATTACTTTTTGAATAACTTCAATGAAGCAGTCCACATGACACAACCACGCTTCTTCGGCATGGAACACATTACCATGATGGTTCTGGCCGTCAGTTTCATCACCATCGGTTCCAGCATAGCGCGAAGAACGAAAGACTCACAAAAGAAGTTTAAAGCAATCGCCATTTGGTATACGATTGCATTTATATTTATCTTTACTTCGATACCATGGCCATTT from Pedobacter indicus carries:
- the phoU gene encoding phosphate signaling complex protein PhoU; translation: MIHLDKELEQLKKTTINMWVLVESQIEKAYQALINNDKDLAREVIVNEKRVNSMELKIDSDCEDIFALYNPVAGDLRTVLATLKINNNLERIGDLAEGICKHIISESDAFDKDLLKVTEIHEMYKAAISIMEDVLKAYIDEDTKLARKIFKRDEILNEINMLATQNIREYIGSDLNKIEQGLNFLSIIRKLERVGDQLTNIAEEIIFSHEAKVLKHL
- a CDS encoding YdeI/OmpD-associated family protein, whose protein sequence is MKSSTSPDSFFDGLETWKAELTVLRNIFLSAGLDETMKWGTPTYTYNGKNIVGIAGFKSHFAVWFHNGYFLKDPHGVLVNAQENKTNALRQMRFSSIDDIDRDILLVYVNEAINNQKQGKVFKPNRDKPLIIPPELKSFLESNPSLKDSFDSMGKGKQREFAEYISTAKQDKTKNARLEKIIPLLEKGIGLNDKYR
- a CDS encoding GtrA family protein, which gives rise to MKKAFSIQTFSKAQLSAFLGGLVDYAVMIICTELFHIYYPISILLSGLVGAVVNFSINRYWTYRVQHLGIGKQLLKFIAVVLGSIILKSLGTYLVTNWLSIDYKISRVIIDIIVSLGFNYTLQTYWVFRKGKTL
- a CDS encoding CDP-alcohol phosphatidyltransferase family protein, producing MESREQKSKNRNLFKDRKRTNILKDSEQKLILYLIKKVPGWVSPNMLTGIGIAGSVLIFLAFVLAYYVDTTFLLLGPFGFFVNWFGDSLDGRIAYFRKIPRKWYGFSLDIIMDWIGTVIIGLGYFVYADPGYEIVAFILVALYGWAMIISQLRYKISNVYAIDAGIVGPTEIRVIISLIILIELIFPHTIHYFISAICVILLLINIKDTNALLDLGDLRDLEEKK
- a CDS encoding BlaI/MecI/CopY family transcriptional regulator, which codes for MDIRELTKAEEEVMQKLWTLEKAFVKDIIRELPEPKPAYNTVSTIIRILENKGFVGHESFGKSHQYYPLIDRDTYKSFATKKLVSSYFDDSAQNMLSFFLDNKQIDTKELDEIMKILEQAKKK
- a CDS encoding TonB family protein, translated to MNYLLWINIYLIIFYGFYWIFLRNTTFFQLKRFYLLLAAVSSFVLPFVSLSQTISLDNTATTSTGNSIVLAAVTIGQQMNQAVEVTRNSTSVWDLLALLYFTGVIGSLFWLTVRSWMTRKSLNAQADQRAFSFFKRIVIDPKIEGYDRILIHERTHANELHSIDVLLFEIIKIVNWFNPISYVMANSVKLNHEYIADQKSVSSSEERIEYAHLLLSKALATNTPTLTNNFFNRPILKPRIAMLFKDKSKKTTLMSFILLVPALATVIACQSSSANQSDQINTIGVAFQGVASAEKDTSDSSGRKINIEFSGNPNDSSRPQTETAIAKHEDDSLSSDDDEPVFTVTEIMPTFEGGMPGFYRYIADNYVYPEAAVKNGIKGKMLIKFIIEKDGSLSDITVVQDLKYGTGEEAIRVLKNSPKWNPAIQNGRKVRIQFTLPIQLNLPSAGPVDDDTTTVKS
- a CDS encoding NADP-dependent oxidoreductase, which translates into the protein MQAVILTEYGQPGNLELKEIEKPTYNDDQVLIRIKAAGINPVDTKIRAGTSGMCKNISLPVILGFDVSGKVEAVGKNVTKFKVNDDVMGCIGFPGLGKAYAEYTTADPVHLTHKPPNISFGEAAAVPLAGLTAYQTIYDHLQIQAGQRILIQAAAGGVGHLAVQFAKIAGAEVFGTASQKNIPFLKELGVDHPIDYKNSTFEDHVASLDAAMDAMGGEILYRTIKCIKRGGRVVCLPSSTKDDPVAIKLAKEQGVELIWPLMYPDQKQISQIADFMRQGQLKVHVDETFPLNQMAQAHRQVESHHTSGKVVVLI